One stretch of Eupeodes corollae chromosome 2, idEupCoro1.1, whole genome shotgun sequence DNA includes these proteins:
- the LOC129944969 gene encoding sodium-coupled monocarboxylate transporter 1, with protein sequence MSPPTRIHYNTIFTIILLTFHTLNVGSVPLQTEFDHQLTQKLIENSEGDPQIISNTENYNVIFTSTETKETNFLSEFLFPEDDVKSGKEQCNHPEHKPDFSAYDYTVLLTMLVISLGIGAFYGFFKNSGSSSSEFLLGSEMSIFPVTLSLTTSFITAIELLGNPSEMYFQGTQFVLIVIPMVFVIPVAVKIFYPIYFKMELTSCYEYLGIRFGKEIRVLGALLYVVQMCFYTAVAVLAPAIALNKATGLNTRVAVILIYLVCVFYSSQGGMKAVVIADAFQAAVLAFSLVLIIILGCFYSGSSELIFNTAAEGNRLEFFNFSPNPTDRHTVFSVVIGGFFYWTSLFCTNQASVQKCMSLKSLKLANLALGFSILGLVVVFLMNFYTGLMVYAHYSGCDPLTSGQISATDQLLPYYIMNVYEHLYSVAGIFVAGIFAASLGTVAAALNSLAAVTCEDLLINGLSIKISPGKGALYAKWMSLGYGAASFVLVFIVERLGGVLQATLTLNGLIGGVTLGLFLLGIFFKQANTKGAFYGGIISLIIVVFIGVVAQFVDIEETQLPLTTEACGCFVNRTTLEPPILHTENNSFTSFPLFQISYMWYSTLGALSTIILGLLISVIINAVQENRVMNITQKPRPRGRISTISNKNTKSITPSFPLSPSIVISSQKLAFENPTMRVDDE encoded by the exons ATGTCACCTCCCACCAGAATACACTACAATACCATCTTTACTATCATCCTGCTTACATTCCACACCCTCAATGTTGGCTCAGTACCACTTCAAACAGAATTCGATCATCAGCTAACACAAAAATTGATCGAAAACTCTGAAGGAGATCCCCAAATTATTTCCAACACCGAAAACTACAATGTGATATTTACATCAACCGAAACCAAAGAAACTAATTTTCTAAGTGAATTTCTATTTCCCGAAGACGATGTGAAATCAGGAAAAGAACAATGCAACCATCCAGAACATAAGCCTGATTTTTCAGCTTATGATTATACAGTGCTATTGACCATGCTTGTCATATCCTTGGGAATTG GAGCATTTTATGGATTCTTCAAAAACTCCGGTTCGTCATCCAGTGAATTTTTACTCGGATCggaaatgtcaatttttccaGTAACTTTAAGTTTGACAACAAGCTTCATAACAGCTATTGAACTATTGGGGAATCCCTCCGAAATGTACTTTCAAGGaacacaatttgttttaattg ttATTCCAATGGTGTTTGTGATCCCAGTGGCTGTGAAGATCTTTTATCCCATTTACTTCAAAATGGAACTAACTAGTTGCTACGAGTACCTGGGCATTCGTTTCGGCAAGGAAATTCGAGTTCTTGGTGCATTGCTGTATGTTGTTCAG aTGTGCTTCTATACTGCTGTGGCAGTTCTAGCTCCAGCAATAGCTCTTAATAAGGCCACAGGACTGAATACAAGAGTTGCTGTCATATTAATCTACCTTGTTTGTGTGTTTTACTCCTCCCAAGGAGGAATGAAAGCTGTGGTTATTGCTGATGCATTCCAAGCAGCAGTTCTTGCTTTCTCCCTAgttcttattattattcttgGATGTTTTTATTCAGGAAGTTCTGAGTTGATTTTCAACACAGCAGCTGAAGGAAATCGTTTAGAGTTCTTCAA CTTCTCACCAAATCCAACTGATCGCCATACAGTTTTCTCAGTTGTGATCGGAGGATTCTTCTATTGGACTTCGTTGTTTTGCACTAATCAGGCGTCCGTGCAGAAATGCATGTCCTTGAAATCTCTGAAATTAGCAAATCTTGCATTGGGATTTTCAATTCTTGGTCTAGTTGTGGTGTTTTTGATGAATTTCTACACGGGGCTCATGGTATATGCCCATTACTCAGGATGTGATCCTTTGACATCAGGACAGATTTCTGCTACGGATCAATTGCTGCCATATTATATTATGAATGTCTATGAGCATCTTTATTCAGTTGCTGGAATTTTTGTAGCTGGAATATTTGCAGCAAGTTTGGGAACTGTTGCGGCGGCTTTGAATTCACTTGCAGCTGTAACTTGTGAGGATCTTCTCATAAACGGACTTAGTATTAAAATTTCACCCGGAAAAGGAGCTTTATATGCAAAATGGATGTCATTGGG atatggAGCTGCTTCGTTTGTGCTGGTATTTATTGTTGAAAGATTGGGTGGAGTGCTTCAGGCTACACTTACTTTGAATGGACTCATTGGGGGTGTTACTCTAGGATTGTTCCTTTTAGGAATTTTCTTCAAACAGGCTAATACTAAG GGTGCATTTTATGGTGGAATAATTTCACTCATCATTGTTGTATTCATTGGCGTTGTTGCACAATTTGTCGATATTGAAGAAACTCAACTTCCACTTACCACTGAAGCGTGTGGTTGTTTTGTGAATAGGACAACTTTAGAACCACCAATTCTTCACACTGAAAACAACAGTTTTAC gtcATTCCCACTTTTCCAAATAAGTTACATGTGGTATTCTACGCTAGGAGCTCTTTCGACCATAATCCTGGGACTGCTCATTTCAGTCATCATAAACGCAGTTCAGGAAAATCGTGTCATGAATATTACACAAAAACCAAGACCCAGAGGTAGAATCAGTACAATTAgcaataagaatacaaaaagtATAACACCTAGTTTTCCACTAAGTCCTTCAATAGTGATATCATCCCAAAAGCTGGCCTTTGAAAATCCTACAATGAGAGTTGAtgatgaataa